The proteins below are encoded in one region of Alistipes communis:
- a CDS encoding outer membrane beta-barrel protein, with protein sequence MKQYLLRMPLLLLFAALAVDASAARQTPTTGRVVDPDGTAVAYATVVLLDAETQLAGTATAADGSFSLKVPAGRYRLTIQYLGYETLTRDVDTPGDLGEFVLHPASVEMQEVVVKTSLVRREADRFVMEIAGSPVALGKDGTELLKQAPGVWLTDDKIAINGASGVKVYINDREVRMSTEQLLNYLRGLKSEEIQRIEVIPQAGADYDADSAAGIIRITLRRQRDNGLTGDLSFSTRQSRQIEGYNPSLSLNGHAGRWTFNVSGWASVVPLHVTKTAEHTEYRAGGALLDASSEMRGRDNCGGGRAGAIFDISERHSIGAEADFYIDRDRSPNRSSTDFREAERLTRNESLYDGSERVNTFSATFNYIWRIDTLGSTLKVMADYSRNNRRHGNDSFVRSTAAGIVRDSTYDDRTRGLYNVAALNAALEKRLGEAWQLRAGAKYTYNDMHNEALYRYLRPEGWETLDTYSYVTDYTEHITAAYAAATLKKGHWNVVAGLRGEYTRTTGYGSDVRQRYFSLFPNANLTYAFDAAGLWSLTVQYARNISRPGFWALNPMRMQISDYTYQSGNPDLLPAYTDNLSLTAVFAGKYSLSAGAQLHHDEIAQVFGSDAADASITNLRFENLDRTEQYFAAANIPLQLTKWWTLNANLTGICRRDRITADAPLRTTWAAFANAATTFTLPRKFFIEAEYYAMSRFRQANLDMKSYHSVTLSLKKRLLDNRLTLTAQVANLFDRSQRFVAETETFVRDLRVSNDWQPRRFVLTVNYNFKTGKTFKARKVESGAGDEKGRM encoded by the coding sequence ATGAAACAGTATCTCCTCCGTATGCCGCTGCTCCTGCTCTTCGCCGCCCTCGCCGTCGACGCCTCGGCCGCCCGTCAAACCCCGACGACGGGACGGGTCGTCGATCCGGACGGCACGGCCGTCGCCTACGCCACGGTCGTGCTGCTCGACGCCGAAACGCAGTTGGCGGGTACGGCAACCGCAGCAGACGGGTCGTTCTCGCTCAAAGTCCCGGCCGGCCGGTACCGCCTGACGATCCAATACCTCGGCTACGAAACGCTCACACGCGACGTCGATACGCCGGGCGATCTGGGCGAATTCGTACTGCATCCCGCGTCGGTCGAGATGCAGGAGGTGGTCGTCAAGACCAGTCTCGTCCGCCGCGAAGCCGACCGGTTCGTCATGGAGATCGCAGGCTCGCCCGTCGCGCTCGGCAAGGACGGCACCGAACTGCTCAAACAGGCGCCCGGCGTCTGGCTCACCGACGACAAGATCGCCATCAACGGCGCATCGGGCGTCAAGGTCTACATCAACGACCGCGAAGTGCGCATGTCCACCGAGCAGCTGCTCAACTACCTGCGCGGGCTGAAATCGGAGGAGATCCAGCGCATCGAGGTCATCCCGCAGGCCGGTGCCGACTACGACGCCGACTCGGCGGCCGGCATCATCCGCATCACGCTCCGCCGCCAGCGCGACAACGGGCTCACGGGCGACCTTTCGTTCTCGACGCGCCAGAGCCGGCAGATCGAAGGCTACAACCCCTCGCTTTCGCTCAACGGCCACGCAGGACGCTGGACCTTCAACGTTTCGGGCTGGGCGAGCGTCGTGCCGCTGCATGTCACGAAAACCGCCGAACACACCGAATACCGTGCGGGTGGCGCACTGCTCGACGCCTCCTCCGAAATGCGGGGCCGCGACAACTGCGGCGGCGGACGCGCCGGCGCGATCTTCGACATCTCCGAACGGCACAGCATCGGCGCCGAGGCCGACTTCTACATCGACCGCGACCGCTCGCCCAACCGCTCGTCGACCGACTTCCGCGAAGCGGAGCGGCTGACCCGCAACGAAAGCCTCTACGACGGTTCGGAGCGCGTCAATACCTTCTCGGCCACCTTCAACTACATCTGGCGCATCGACACGCTCGGCTCGACGCTCAAAGTCATGGCCGATTACAGCCGCAACAACCGCCGCCACGGCAACGACAGTTTCGTCCGCTCGACCGCCGCCGGCATCGTGCGCGACTCGACCTACGACGACCGCACGCGGGGGCTTTACAACGTGGCGGCGCTCAACGCCGCACTCGAAAAGCGACTCGGCGAGGCGTGGCAGCTGCGCGCCGGCGCGAAGTACACCTACAACGACATGCACAACGAAGCGCTCTACCGCTACCTCCGCCCCGAGGGGTGGGAGACGCTCGACACGTACAGCTACGTCACCGACTATACCGAACACATCACGGCCGCCTACGCCGCCGCGACGCTGAAAAAGGGGCATTGGAACGTCGTGGCGGGGCTGCGCGGCGAATATACCCGCACCACGGGTTACGGCAGCGACGTGCGCCAGCGTTATTTCAGCCTCTTTCCCAACGCCAACCTGACCTATGCGTTCGATGCGGCGGGACTGTGGTCGCTCACGGTGCAGTACGCCCGCAACATCTCGCGGCCGGGCTTCTGGGCGCTCAACCCGATGCGAATGCAGATTTCGGACTACACCTACCAGTCGGGCAACCCCGACCTGCTGCCCGCCTACACCGACAACCTCTCGCTCACGGCCGTCTTCGCCGGAAAGTATTCGCTCAGCGCCGGCGCCCAACTCCACCACGACGAGATCGCGCAGGTCTTCGGCAGCGACGCCGCCGACGCATCGATCACCAACCTGCGTTTCGAGAACCTCGACCGCACGGAGCAATACTTCGCCGCGGCGAATATTCCCCTGCAACTCACGAAGTGGTGGACGCTCAACGCCAACCTCACGGGCATCTGCCGCCGCGACCGCATCACCGCCGACGCACCGCTGCGAACGACGTGGGCCGCCTTCGCCAACGCCGCAACGACCTTCACGCTGCCGCGCAAGTTCTTCATCGAAGCCGAATACTACGCCATGAGCCGCTTCCGGCAGGCCAACCTCGACATGAAGAGTTACCACAGCGTGACGCTGAGCCTCAAAAAACGCCTGCTGGACAACCGTCTGACACTCACGGCGCAGGTAGCGAACCTCTTCGACCGTTCGCAGCGGTTCGTGGCTGAGACCGAAACCTTCGTACGCGACCTGCGGGTATCCAACGACTGGCAGCCCCGCCGCTTCGTACTGACGGTCAACTACAACTTCAAGACCGGCAAGACGTTCAAGGCCCGCAAGGTCGAGAGCGGCGCCGGAGACGAAAAGGGGCGGATGTAA
- a CDS encoding lysophospholipid acyltransferase family protein — MLSILYYIWLAAICTVVLVLSVAVLALTYPFQKSRRIVHEMSRYLALSFLLPFPRRVEGLENVDRRERYVIVLNHQAMVDIGALYHVPLNFRWVSKREVFRIPFFGQFLLVHGDICIDRGRAAEALEQLLRDGGLWLSRGASVAIFPEGTRSKDGQIHRFKAGAFTLAKEAGVPILPVVLDGTQRVIGRNRLFNWRNRITVKVLPPVPAAEVAATETHVLMDGVRERMAAALAEVRGQARPNRN, encoded by the coding sequence ATGTTGAGTATTTTGTACTACATCTGGCTGGCAGCGATCTGTACGGTAGTCCTCGTCCTGTCGGTCGCGGTGTTGGCGCTGACGTACCCGTTCCAGAAGTCGCGGCGCATCGTTCACGAGATGTCGCGGTATCTGGCATTGAGTTTTCTGCTGCCTTTCCCCCGTCGGGTGGAGGGGTTGGAGAACGTCGACCGCCGCGAGCGTTACGTCATCGTACTCAACCACCAGGCCATGGTCGACATCGGCGCGCTCTACCACGTGCCGCTCAATTTCCGCTGGGTTTCCAAGCGCGAAGTCTTCCGCATCCCCTTCTTCGGGCAGTTCCTGCTCGTCCACGGCGACATCTGCATCGACAGGGGACGTGCCGCCGAGGCGTTGGAGCAGCTGCTCCGCGACGGCGGGCTGTGGTTGTCGCGCGGGGCTTCGGTGGCGATCTTTCCGGAGGGAACCCGCTCGAAGGACGGTCAGATCCACCGATTCAAGGCCGGGGCTTTCACGTTGGCCAAAGAGGCCGGTGTGCCGATCCTTCCGGTCGTGCTCGACGGTACGCAGCGGGTGATCGGCCGCAACCGCCTCTTCAATTGGCGCAACCGCATCACCGTGAAGGTGCTGCCGCCCGTGCCGGCGGCCGAGGTCGCGGCGACCGAGACCCACGTCCTGATGGACGGCGTGCGCGAGCGGATGGCCGCAGCTCTGGCCGAGGTGCGCGGACAGGCGCGGCCGAATCGTAACTAA